One genomic region from Cetobacterium sp. 8H encodes:
- a CDS encoding glycosyltransferase family 4 protein: protein MAKKILVICQYYYPEQFKVTDICEELAKIGNDVTVLTGLPNYNLDDIPLKYKNNKNRFEIINGVKIWRVFEIARKKGTLRLILNYLSFLFASILKILKMDKDFDLIFIYQLSPITMALPGILYKVLYKKPIFLYCLDIWPESVGNIIKNKESIIYKMIKKFSSSIYLKADKIGITSKPFKEYFIKEHNIPEKKMIYIPQNSSDSYLEKDFTKEESQDIDLVFMGNIGIAQDINTILKAVEEIKSVENFRVHFVGVGSYLEKAKNFVKEKQLEDKIVFHGQYPVEKMEDFYKIADACLITLRDDGYLGETMPLKLQGYMAAGKMVIGAINGAAAEVINESKCGLCVSAGNWKGLAKIIKELIDNKENCKEYGENGKKYYLKNFTKKIHLETIQQTIINLD from the coding sequence ATGGCAAAAAAAATACTTGTAATTTGCCAGTATTACTATCCTGAACAATTTAAAGTAACTGACATTTGTGAAGAGTTAGCAAAAATTGGAAATGATGTTACTGTTTTAACAGGATTACCAAATTATAATCTAGATGATATTCCATTAAAATATAAAAATAATAAAAATAGATTTGAAATTATTAATGGAGTAAAAATTTGGAGAGTTTTTGAAATTGCAAGAAAAAAAGGTACGCTTAGATTAATTTTAAATTATTTAAGTTTTCTATTTGCATCAATATTAAAAATATTAAAAATGGATAAGGATTTTGATCTGATTTTTATATATCAATTATCCCCAATAACAATGGCTTTACCTGGAATATTATATAAAGTATTGTATAAAAAACCTATTTTTTTATACTGTTTAGATATTTGGCCAGAGTCAGTTGGAAATATAATAAAGAATAAAGAATCTATAATTTATAAAATGATAAAAAAATTCAGTTCATCGATATATTTAAAAGCTGATAAGATAGGGATCACTTCAAAGCCTTTTAAAGAATATTTTATAAAAGAACATAATATTCCTGAAAAAAAGATGATATATATTCCTCAAAATTCTAGTGATTCCTATTTAGAAAAAGATTTTACAAAAGAAGAAAGCCAGGATATAGATCTAGTTTTTATGGGAAATATTGGAATTGCCCAAGATATTAATACAATACTTAAAGCTGTTGAGGAAATAAAGAGTGTAGAAAATTTTAGAGTTCATTTTGTTGGGGTAGGTTCTTATTTGGAAAAAGCTAAAAACTTTGTTAAAGAAAAACAACTAGAGGACAAAATTGTTTTTCATGGACAATATCCAGTAGAAAAAATGGAGGATTTTTATAAAATAGCTGATGCTTGTTTAATTACATTACGAGACGATGGATATTTAGGAGAAACAATGCCGTTAAAATTACAAGGATATATGGCTGCAGGTAAAATGGTAATAGGTGCAATAAATGGTGCAGCAGCAGAAGTAATAAATGAATCAAAATGTGGGTTATGTGTAAGCGCTGGAAATTGGAAAGGACTCGCAAAAATAATAAAAGAACTTATAGATAATAAGGAAAATTGTAAAGAATATGGAGAAAATGGAAAAAAATATTATCTAAAAAATTTTACAAAAAAAATTCAT
- a CDS encoding sugar transferase: protein MKRLFDIVAAAIGLILFFPVMLVVAIIVKITSPGPVLFSQKRLTKGAKEFSIYKFRSMVSNEQREKNTVQIKGSSNEITSIGKFMRKTKLDELPQFWNILIGDMSFIGPRPELPRRLKYYDERQMGIFQVRSGISSPASIVFSDEEYLMNQVKDPEKFYIEQIMPYKIELNLYYIKNQSFLGDIWLIVATLLKIVNRVNNEDVVKDKELLKQKEKMVSLIGVEY, encoded by the coding sequence ATGAAAAGATTGTTTGATATTGTGGCTGCAGCAATAGGATTGATATTGTTTTTTCCTGTAATGTTGGTAGTTGCAATAATAGTAAAAATAACATCTCCTGGTCCAGTTCTTTTTTCTCAAAAAAGGCTGACTAAAGGAGCTAAAGAGTTTAGCATATATAAATTTAGAAGTATGGTAAGTAATGAACAGAGAGAAAAAAATACAGTTCAAATTAAAGGTAGCTCAAATGAAATAACATCGATTGGAAAGTTTATGAGAAAAACTAAACTTGATGAATTGCCTCAGTTTTGGAATATTTTGATAGGTGATATGAGTTTCATAGGGCCAAGACCAGAACTACCTAGAAGACTAAAATATTATGATGAAAGACAGATGGGAATATTTCAAGTTAGAAGTGGAATCTCTTCACCTGCAAGTATAGTGTTCTCAGATGAAGAGTATCTGATGAATCAAGTAAAAGATCCTGAAAAATTTTATATTGAGCAGATAATGCCATATAAAATAGAATTGAATCTTTATTATATTAAAAACCAAAGTTTCTTAGGAGATATTTGGCTTATAGTAGCAACACTTTTAAAAATAGTAAATAGAGTAAATAATGAGGATGTTGTAAAAGATAAAGAGCTTTTAAAACAAAAAGAGAAGATGGTTTCTCTGATAGGAGTTGAGTATTAA
- a CDS encoding polysaccharide biosynthesis protein, producing MFRENAITELLSNKRNLVKMAIDVSTIFIGIFLGLLVRFEANWIKNIHSSYFIVYGVAFLCFYIFRKNALKSWSYTNSLDVLSLTTTNFMAFVVTMAYFAISRGQYARTVVFLCFVLTTILQLLWRFCFRLNMSYRVVSGKNKLRPNTLVYGAGEAGVALLRDALTNPNYPYYISGIIDDDRRKIGTYINSVKVYGDFYDLEQVIKEQSIEMVIIAIPTIKRDRIKEIIDITKSCEHVKVKILPGIDEILQDENIANQVRDVSIEDLLGREQVLVNGDNIKELIGNKVVFVTGGAGSIGSELARQIARYNPKKLVTIDVNENDLYFLELELKRTFKKLDITSEICNIREQDKVELLFDRYRPNIVFHAAAHKHVPLMEHNPEEAIKNNIFGTKKVAEMASKYGVERFVLISTDKAVNPTNVMGATKRACEMVIEDMNAKSKTKFMAVRFGNVLGSNGSVIPIFKKLISEGKNLTLTHPDITRYFMTIPEAAQLVIEAGSLGEGGELFILDMGEPVKIIDLAKTMIKLSHADVEIEIVGLRPGEKLYEELLYDVTKAIKTENNKIFITHIDKENIVLEYHLEKLAKAVRNPIKDEIKTLMKEFVVTYKEPEYEKIV from the coding sequence GTGTTTAGAGAGAATGCGATAACAGAGCTGCTTTCAAATAAGAGAAATCTAGTTAAAATGGCGATAGATGTATCTACAATTTTTATTGGAATCTTTCTAGGGCTTTTAGTAAGATTTGAAGCGAATTGGATTAAGAATATACATAGCAGCTACTTCATAGTTTATGGAGTGGCTTTTCTGTGTTTCTATATATTTAGAAAAAATGCACTCAAAAGTTGGAGTTACACAAACTCGTTAGATGTACTAAGCCTTACGACTACAAACTTTATGGCGTTTGTAGTAACAATGGCATACTTTGCAATATCAAGAGGGCAGTATGCAAGAACAGTTGTGTTTCTATGCTTTGTGCTTACAACAATTCTGCAGTTATTATGGAGATTTTGTTTCAGACTAAATATGTCTTATAGAGTAGTTTCAGGAAAAAATAAGCTTAGACCGAATACGCTTGTATATGGAGCAGGAGAAGCTGGAGTTGCACTTTTAAGAGATGCACTTACAAATCCTAACTATCCATATTATATATCAGGAATAATAGATGATGATAGGCGTAAAATAGGAACCTATATAAATAGTGTGAAAGTTTATGGAGATTTTTATGATCTTGAACAGGTTATAAAAGAGCAGAGTATTGAGATGGTTATAATTGCTATCCCAACAATAAAAAGGGATAGAATAAAAGAGATTATAGATATTACAAAATCTTGTGAGCATGTGAAGGTAAAAATTCTTCCAGGGATTGATGAGATACTACAGGATGAAAATATAGCTAATCAAGTAAGAGATGTTAGTATTGAAGACCTTTTAGGAAGAGAGCAAGTCCTTGTAAATGGGGACAATATAAAAGAACTTATTGGAAATAAGGTGGTATTTGTAACTGGAGGAGCAGGAAGTATAGGTAGTGAGCTAGCTCGTCAAATAGCTAGGTACAATCCTAAAAAACTTGTAACTATAGATGTGAATGAGAATGACCTTTATTTCTTGGAACTGGAGCTTAAAAGAACCTTTAAAAAGTTAGATATAACAAGTGAAATCTGTAATATTAGAGAACAAGATAAGGTGGAGTTACTGTTTGATAGATATAGACCAAATATTGTTTTCCATGCAGCAGCTCATAAACATGTACCTCTTATGGAGCACAACCCCGAAGAAGCTATAAAAAATAATATATTTGGAACTAAAAAGGTTGCTGAGATGGCATCTAAATATGGTGTAGAAAGATTTGTACTTATCTCTACAGATAAAGCAGTAAATCCAACTAACGTTATGGGAGCTACAAAAAGAGCTTGTGAGATGGTAATTGAGGATATGAACGCAAAATCTAAAACTAAGTTTATGGCAGTTAGATTTGGAAATGTTCTTGGAAGTAATGGTTCAGTTATACCAATATTTAAAAAGCTTATAAGTGAAGGTAAAAATTTGACACTGACTCACCCAGATATCACAAGATACTTTATGACGATACCTGAGGCCGCACAGCTTGTTATAGAAGCTGGAAGTTTAGGAGAGGGTGGAGAGCTCTTTATACTTGATATGGGAGAGCCTGTGAAGATTATAGATTTAGCTAAGACAATGATAAAATTGTCGCATGCAGATGTAGAGATAGAGATTGTGGGTCTTCGTCCTGGAGAGAAGCTATATGAGGAGCTTTTATATGATGTTACAAAAGCTATAAAAACAGAGAATAACAAGATATTTATAACACATATAGATAAAGAGAATATAGTTCTTGAGTATCATTTAGAGAAGTTAGCAAAAGCGGTAAGAAATCCTATAAAGGATGAGATAAAGACTCTTATGAAAGAGTTTGTAGTAACGTATAAGGAGCCAGAGTATGAAAAGATTGTTTGA
- a CDS encoding dTDP-glucose 4,6-dehydratase, whose translation MKTYLVTGAAGFIGANFVKYMLKKHEDIKIIILDKLTYAGNLGTIRADLKDNRVSFFKGDICNRELVENIFMQHEIDFVVNFAAESHVDRSIENPGIFLETNILGTQNLMEVAKQFWTVGKDGNGYPIYKEGKKFHHVSTDEVYGSLAKDYSQPVELVLDEKVAKIASGRTNLQTYGDTMFTEKTPLDPRSPYSASKTASDMIVMAYGETYKFPFNITRCSNNYGPYHFPEKLIPLIIKNILAGKKLPVYGKGDNVRDWLYVDDHCKGIDMVVSNAPTGEIYNIGGFNEEQNINIVKLTIDTIAKIMSEEPEYQKVLTTDLANINYDLITYVQDRLGHDARYAIDPTKIVTELGWYPETPFTVGIEKTIRWYLDNQTWVNEVLQATSHR comes from the coding sequence ATGAAAACTTATTTAGTTACAGGAGCAGCTGGATTTATAGGTGCTAACTTTGTAAAATACATGCTTAAAAAGCATGAAGATATAAAAATAATCATTTTAGATAAACTTACCTATGCAGGAAATCTTGGAACAATTAGAGCGGATTTAAAAGATAATCGTGTATCTTTTTTTAAAGGGGATATCTGTAATCGTGAGCTTGTTGAAAATATATTTATGCAACATGAGATAGATTTTGTTGTGAATTTTGCAGCTGAATCTCATGTGGATAGAAGTATTGAAAATCCTGGAATATTCTTAGAGACAAATATATTAGGAACACAAAATCTTATGGAAGTTGCAAAACAATTTTGGACAGTAGGTAAAGATGGTAACGGATACCCAATCTATAAAGAGGGGAAGAAATTCCATCATGTTTCTACAGATGAGGTTTATGGTTCTTTAGCTAAGGATTATTCCCAGCCAGTTGAGCTAGTTTTAGATGAGAAGGTTGCAAAAATTGCAAGTGGTAGAACAAATCTTCAAACATATGGAGATACTATGTTCACAGAAAAAACTCCACTGGATCCAAGAAGTCCATACTCAGCATCAAAGACAGCATCAGATATGATTGTTATGGCATATGGAGAGACATATAAGTTTCCATTCAATATAACAAGATGTTCAAATAACTATGGACCATACCACTTCCCAGAAAAGCTAATACCTCTTATCATTAAAAATATACTAGCTGGAAAAAAGCTTCCGGTTTATGGAAAAGGGGATAATGTTAGAGACTGGCTGTATGTGGATGACCATTGCAAAGGTATAGATATGGTTGTATCTAATGCACCTACAGGTGAAATATATAATATTGGTGGTTTCAACGAGGAGCAAAATATCAATATAGTTAAGCTAACAATAGATACAATAGCTAAAATTATGTCAGAAGAGCCAGAGTATCAAAAGGTTTTAACAACAGATTTAGCTAATATCAACTATGACCTTATAACTTATGTTCAAGATAGATTAGGGCATGATGCTCGCTATGCAATTGATCCCACTAAGATTGTAACAGAACTTGGTTGGTACCCAGAGACACCATTTACAGTTGGAATAGAGAAAACTATTAGATGGTATCTGGATAACCAAACTTGGGTTAATGAGGTGCTACAAGCAACTTCTCATAGGTAG
- the rfbD gene encoding dTDP-4-dehydrorhamnose reductase encodes MILITGANGQLGHDFQRIFTEKSIAYIATDHKELDITNIDSIRSFVKDKNIDLIINCAAYNNVDKAEEENEMCYKLNAYAPRDLAIVAKEIGAEYITYSTDFVFDGSKKSPYTEDDKVSPLSVYSEAKALGEKLVLEAYEKSFVIRTSWVFGIANNNFNRQVINWSKGRDTLAIVDDQVSAPTYSYDLALYSWKLIQTKAYGLYNLSNSGIASKYDQAKYVLDSIGWNGTLNRAKSSDFKLPAKRAEYSKLDSSKIERVLGEKIPSWQSGIDRFLNEMKEKGEL; translated from the coding sequence ATGATTCTAATCACAGGAGCTAATGGACAATTAGGACATGACTTTCAAAGAATTTTTACTGAAAAAAGTATAGCATATATAGCAACTGACCATAAAGAACTAGATATAACAAATATAGATTCTATAAGATCATTTGTTAAAGATAAGAATATAGATTTAATTATAAACTGTGCCGCATATAATAATGTAGATAAAGCTGAAGAGGAAAATGAGATGTGCTATAAGTTAAATGCGTATGCACCAAGAGATCTTGCAATAGTTGCTAAAGAGATCGGCGCTGAGTATATAACTTATTCAACAGATTTTGTCTTTGATGGAAGTAAAAAAAGCCCATATACAGAGGATGATAAAGTGTCACCACTATCAGTTTATTCTGAAGCTAAAGCCTTAGGAGAAAAACTTGTTTTAGAAGCATATGAAAAAAGCTTTGTAATAAGAACCTCTTGGGTTTTTGGGATAGCAAACAACAATTTTAATCGTCAAGTTATAAACTGGAGTAAAGGTAGAGACACACTAGCGATAGTTGATGATCAAGTATCTGCACCTACATACTCTTATGATCTAGCACTATATTCTTGGAAGCTTATTCAAACTAAGGCTTATGGGCTATATAATTTAAGCAATAGTGGGATAGCTTCAAAATATGATCAGGCAAAGTATGTTTTAGATTCAATAGGTTGGAACGGAACATTAAATAGAGCTAAAAGTAGTGATTTTAAACTTCCAGCTAAAAGAGCGGAATATTCAAAATTAGATTCATCTAAAATTGAGAGAGTTTTAGGAGAAAAGATACCTAGTTGGCAGAGTGGAATAGATAGATTTTTAAACGAGATGAAAGAGAAGGGGGAGCTTTAA
- the rfbC gene encoding dTDP-4-dehydrorhamnose 3,5-epimerase — protein sequence MSKFKRVETGIKDLIVIEPTVFGDNRGFFMESYSKKDFSEIGLDMEFVQDNHSKSKKGVLRGLHFQTEHVQGKLVRVTAGSVLDVAVDLREGSETFGKYFLAELTAENKKMFYIPPGFAHGFLTLEDNTEFLYKCTDYYAPEFDSGVLWNDSDIGIEWNFEKYNLSVEEILLSEKDKKQQTLKEFVESGVVIG from the coding sequence ATGTCAAAATTTAAAAGAGTAGAAACAGGAATTAAAGATTTAATAGTTATAGAGCCAACAGTGTTTGGAGATAATAGAGGCTTTTTTATGGAAAGTTACTCTAAAAAGGATTTTTCTGAAATTGGATTAGATATGGAGTTTGTTCAGGATAACCACTCCAAATCTAAAAAAGGTGTATTGAGAGGTCTACACTTTCAGACAGAGCATGTTCAAGGAAAGTTAGTTAGAGTTACAGCGGGATCTGTTTTGGATGTAGCGGTAGACTTAAGAGAAGGTAGTGAAACTTTTGGGAAATATTTTTTAGCAGAACTGACTGCTGAAAACAAAAAAATGTTTTATATTCCACCAGGATTTGCACATGGCTTTTTAACGCTAGAGGATAATACAGAGTTCTTATACAAATGTACGGATTATTATGCCCCAGAGTTTGACTCAGGAGTGTTATGGAATGATTCTGATATAGGTATAGAGTGGAATTTTGAAAAATATAATCTGTCTGTAGAAGAGATTTTACTTTCTGAAAAAGATAAGAAACAACAGACATTAAAAGAGTTTGTTGAGAGTGGAGTAGTGATAGGATGA
- the rfbA gene encoding glucose-1-phosphate thymidylyltransferase RfbA has protein sequence MKGIILAGGSGTRLYPVTKAISKQITPIFDKPLIYYPLSVLMLAGIKDILVISTPRDIGTFEELLGNGSDLGLKIEYAIQEHPNGLAEAFIIGENFIGKDSCALVLGDNLFYGYGLTGKVKEAAERDKGATIFGYYVSDPKSFGVVEFDENGKAISLEEKPEKPKSNFAIPGLYFYDNTVVEKAKAVKPSRRGELEITTLNEMYLKEDTLNVLSLGRGMAWLDTGTHDGLLEASNFVKTIQSRQGIMVACLEEIAYNNGWIDRAKVIELAKPLLKSEYGKYLMSLVKE, from the coding sequence ATGAAAGGAATTATTTTAGCGGGAGGGTCTGGAACAAGACTTTACCCTGTAACAAAAGCAATAAGTAAACAAATAACACCGATTTTTGATAAACCGCTTATCTATTACCCACTATCGGTTTTAATGTTAGCAGGAATAAAGGATATTCTAGTTATATCAACACCAAGAGATATAGGAACTTTTGAAGAGTTGTTAGGTAATGGTAGTGATTTAGGGCTTAAAATAGAGTATGCTATTCAAGAGCATCCAAATGGACTTGCTGAAGCATTCATTATAGGAGAAAATTTTATAGGAAAAGATTCATGTGCACTAGTTCTTGGGGACAATCTTTTTTACGGCTATGGACTTACAGGAAAAGTTAAAGAGGCTGCTGAAAGAGATAAAGGAGCTACAATTTTTGGTTACTATGTAAGTGATCCAAAATCATTTGGGGTAGTAGAGTTTGATGAAAATGGAAAGGCTATATCTTTAGAAGAAAAACCAGAAAAACCTAAATCTAACTTTGCAATTCCAGGGCTATATTTTTATGATAATACTGTTGTAGAGAAAGCTAAAGCAGTGAAACCTTCTCGTAGAGGAGAACTTGAAATTACAACTCTAAATGAGATGTATCTAAAAGAGGATACTTTAAATGTTTTAAGCTTAGGAAGAGGAATGGCATGGCTTGATACAGGAACTCATGATGGCCTACTAGAGGCATCTAATTTTGTTAAAACTATTCAAAGTAGACAAGGAATAATGGTAGCTTGCTTAGAAGAGATTGCATATAACAACGGTTGGATAGATAGAGCTAAAGTTATAGAACTAGCAAAACCCCTTCTGAAATCAGAATATGGAAAATATTTAATGAGTTTAGTGAAGGAGTAG
- a CDS encoding O-antigen ligase produces the protein MILNRDRFEKIEEIVLYILGLFLFLDYKLLKNLVPVVIVLLILRKILFKEKLVCGNEKLKNFILMYIIVGVFWNFLGGMSYKPARNFLKISRYIPIIFFIYPIIERKKDLLKKFLFCSFISYIFLMYKVITQYIKNPLQRVEGIDGISTTGNIGAIVACFVFGLALEEKKVWKKLIYILIYGSGIFITIATQGRAPLLSIVVSTIIMIGLEIYANFDLKKIVISLSLVFLLGIVGLKYIPESHLGRFKTTFETEKTVNNSSNGLRIEMWKIGILRIRENPIFGSGTKFDKNNLFRKLVEKLPEKTEVDKYYKYTLLNSGFNDAHNMYINTIVDNGLFTVVLVIFWFMIPGYLSLKYLKKIKEKRYLIASIGGIVSFLTIGAFWMLWRTPEQVYFWILFLILLISIYQKEEVIEKI, from the coding sequence ATGATTTTAAATAGAGATAGATTTGAAAAAATAGAAGAAATAGTTCTCTATATATTGGGATTATTTTTATTTTTAGACTATAAATTATTAAAAAATCTAGTGCCAGTAGTTATAGTGCTATTAATTTTAAGAAAAATTTTATTTAAGGAAAAGTTGGTATGTGGGAATGAAAAACTTAAAAATTTTATACTGATGTATATTATTGTAGGTGTGTTTTGGAATTTTCTAGGTGGAATGAGTTATAAGCCAGCTAGAAATTTTTTAAAAATATCAAGGTATATACCAATTATATTTTTTATCTATCCAATAATTGAAAGAAAAAAAGACCTTTTGAAAAAGTTCTTATTTTGTTCTTTTATAAGTTATATATTTTTAATGTACAAAGTTATAACTCAATATATTAAAAATCCATTACAACGTGTTGAAGGGATAGATGGGATAAGTACAACAGGAAATATAGGGGCAATAGTTGCCTGTTTTGTCTTTGGATTAGCATTGGAAGAGAAAAAAGTTTGGAAGAAACTAATATATATATTGATATATGGGTCAGGGATATTTATAACAATTGCAACTCAAGGAAGAGCACCACTTTTAAGTATAGTTGTTTCAACAATTATTATGATAGGATTAGAGATTTATGCAAACTTTGATTTAAAAAAGATAGTAATAAGTTTAAGTTTAGTTTTCTTATTAGGTATAGTGGGCTTAAAATATATACCTGAAAGTCATTTAGGTAGATTTAAAACAACATTTGAAACAGAGAAAACAGTAAATAATTCATCTAATGGACTAAGAATAGAGATGTGGAAGATAGGAATTTTAAGAATAAGGGAAAATCCTATTTTTGGTTCAGGAACAAAATTTGATAAGAATAATCTTTTTAGAAAATTAGTAGAGAAACTTCCAGAAAAGACTGAAGTGGATAAATATTATAAATATACTCTATTAAATAGTGGATTTAACGATGCACATAATATGTATATAAATACAATTGTAGACAATGGATTATTCACAGTAGTGCTTGTAATATTTTGGTTTATGATACCCGGGTACTTATCATTAAAGTATTTGAAAAAAATAAAAGAAAAAAGATATTTAATAGCATCAATTGGTGGTATAGTATCATTTTTAACAATTGGAGCTTTTTGGATGCTTTGGAGAACCCCAGAACAAGTATATTTTTGGATACTGTTTTTAATATTGTTGATATCAATATACCAAAAAGAAGAGGTTATAGAAAAAATTTAG
- a CDS encoding glycosyltransferase, whose amino-acid sequence MKNLVIRSGSLRMGGLERVLIDTLNLLDTSKYKVSLIIEDDCEEQNIFQNDVPKDIQIYFIKPKSVIDKTHKYRENRKKSFISRVLYNWNMHLEHRLCYENTKKILSLIEEKNGEIDLFIDYDWGATRYIDKLNLKNKIVWIHNSVSNLMKKKSKIERFGKRLKKYDCVVSICDEMKEEIEEIYPFLKRKVKRVYNPFDFEKIERMSKDKEKLSLEEQGLLKDSYILAVSRLDTVQKDYQTLLKGFKKALDNGFSKKLYILGDGPNSDEIKKISKDFNLENKVVFLGRKKNPYIWMKNCEFFVHSSKYEGFGLVIVEAMSLKKATIVSDCKVGPKEILGNGKYGVLFEVGDYLELSKSILDLDKDLNKREQLEEIGYKKSLDFSGEIIKKEIEKLINSIVEGENDFK is encoded by the coding sequence ATGAAAAATTTAGTTATTAGAAGTGGAAGCCTTCGTATGGGTGGACTTGAAAGAGTGTTAATTGATACATTGAACTTACTGGATACAAGTAAATATAAAGTATCTTTAATTATAGAGGATGATTGTGAGGAACAGAATATTTTCCAGAATGATGTTCCAAAAGATATACAAATATATTTTATAAAACCTAAATCAGTTATAGATAAAACTCATAAGTATAGAGAAAATAGAAAAAAGAGTTTTATATCAAGAGTTCTTTATAACTGGAATATGCATTTAGAGCATAGACTATGTTATGAAAATACAAAGAAAATTTTAAGTTTAATAGAAGAAAAAAATGGAGAGATTGATTTATTTATAGATTATGATTGGGGAGCAACTAGATATATTGATAAGTTAAATCTTAAAAATAAGATAGTTTGGATTCATAATTCAGTTTCAAATTTAATGAAAAAGAAGTCTAAAATAGAAAGATTTGGTAAAAGATTAAAAAAATATGACTGTGTAGTAAGTATATGTGATGAGATGAAAGAGGAAATAGAAGAGATATATCCATTTTTAAAGCGTAAAGTAAAAAGAGTTTATAATCCTTTTGATTTTGAAAAAATAGAAAGAATGTCTAAAGATAAAGAGAAACTTTCACTTGAAGAACAGGGGCTATTAAAAGATAGTTATATATTAGCGGTATCTAGACTTGATACTGTTCAAAAAGATTATCAAACACTTTTAAAAGGGTTTAAAAAAGCTTTAGATAATGGTTTTAGTAAAAAGTTATATATACTTGGAGATGGTCCGAATAGTGACGAAATAAAAAAAATATCTAAAGATTTTAATCTGGAAAATAAAGTCGTTTTTTTAGGAAGAAAAAAAAATCCGTATATTTGGATGAAGAATTGTGAATTTTTTGTTCATAGTTCAAAGTATGAAGGGTTTGGACTTGTAATTGTAGAAGCTATGAGTTTAAAAAAAGCAACGATAGTTTCAGATTGTAAAGTTGGGCCAAAAGAGATATTGGGGAATGGTAAATATGGGGTTTTATTTGAAGTTGGTGATTATTTAGAGCTTTCAAAATCTATTTTAGATTTAGATAAAGATTTAAATAAAAGAGAGCAATTAGAAGAAATAGGTTATAAAAAAAGTCTTGATTTCAGCGGAGAAATCATAAAGAAAGAAATAGAAAAACTTATAAATTCTATTGTGGAGGGGGAAAATGATTTTAAATAG
- a CDS encoding lipopolysaccharide core heptose(II) kinase RfaY, whose translation MIKEEKYDSYKIYYKNESNRILAKKILDKSYKVLEEYKNTERNYVAKIDIDGKSYVLKSPKAETIIPQRKFQTMFKKGEGLTSFINIDSAISKGLDFFIEPLAVIVKRGLFLEESLILMDYVDGDIIRTTEDIDIIMDMVKKIHAKGTYHGDLNTSNFIKTSSGIKIIDTQAKSERGWYFKRGYDILTMKNDLLVLLLKYDVEKNYRVPRDLGYGLAYIIKNFKKLTIVHKIREFKVYLRNKGFKI comes from the coding sequence ATGATAAAAGAGGAAAAATACGATAGTTATAAAATCTATTATAAAAATGAAAGTAATAGAATTTTAGCTAAAAAGATTTTAGATAAAAGTTATAAGGTTTTAGAAGAGTATAAAAATACAGAAAGAAACTATGTAGCTAAAATTGATATAGATGGGAAAAGTTATGTTTTAAAATCTCCTAAAGCTGAAACAATAATACCTCAAAGAAAATTTCAAACTATGTTTAAAAAAGGAGAGGGACTCACAAGCTTTATAAATATAGATAGTGCTATCTCAAAGGGTTTAGACTTTTTTATAGAACCACTTGCTGTAATAGTTAAAAGAGGATTGTTTCTTGAAGAAAGTTTAATTCTTATGGATTATGTAGATGGGGATATCATAAGAACTACTGAAGATATAGATATAATTATGGATATGGTAAAAAAGATTCATGCCAAAGGAACATATCATGGAGATTTAAATACATCAAACTTTATAAAAACTTCGAGTGGTATAAAGATCATAGATACTCAGGCTAAAAGTGAGAGAGGTTGGTATTTTAAAAGAGGATATGATATCTTGACTATGAAAAATGATTTGTTAGTTTTATTATTAAAATATGATGTTGAGAAGAACTATAGAGTTCCAAGGGATTTAGGGTATGGGTTAGCATATATCATTAAAAACTTTAAGAAGTTAACAATTGTTCATAAAATAAGAGAGTTTAAGGTATATTTGAGAAATAAAGGATTTAAAATATAG